A part of Paenibacillus sp. IHBB 10380 genomic DNA contains:
- a CDS encoding ABC transporter ATP-binding protein, translating to MLLQMGNITKQYGGVIANQGVNFDLVEGEVHALVGENGAGKTTLMRILYGMEQPTSGTVKIRGNNVSFANPAKAMASGVGMVHQHFMLFPSFTVAENIVIGREPAAGLRFDRKAAAKLVEELGRRYGMPVDPWAKLSDCPMGMQQRVEILKVLYQGADIIVLDEPTGALTPLEVKELLANVKALALQGKSFILITHKLHEVMEVADRITVLRDGQVTGTLAAADTDIEQLSRLMVGRDLISLDKKPVSLGEPVLEIQGLGITGLKGKPLLQDIHLQVRAGEIVGVAGISGNGQSELIQAISGIRKGDVGTIRLAGMDTAGLTVRDIRERGLAHIPEDRYLWGAAKDATVLDNGLMGHHHKFQNRGIVTHKAARNTVGQWIRQFGIKAGSMDDKVQHLSGGNLQKLIAAREFAQETPFLIAAEPTRGVDIGAMEIIHTELIRKRDAGAGILLVSSELTEILQLSDRIVVMYEGEVVGELSALEATEEKISLLMAGGKQRT from the coding sequence ATGCTGCTGCAGATGGGGAATATAACGAAACAATATGGTGGAGTTATCGCCAATCAAGGTGTGAATTTTGATTTGGTAGAAGGTGAAGTACATGCACTGGTCGGCGAGAATGGTGCGGGTAAAACGACGTTGATGCGTATTTTATATGGTATGGAGCAGCCAACCTCAGGCACAGTCAAGATACGGGGAAACAATGTCTCCTTTGCTAATCCCGCTAAGGCAATGGCGAGTGGGGTTGGTATGGTGCATCAGCATTTCATGTTGTTTCCCTCTTTCACGGTTGCAGAGAATATTGTTATTGGGCGTGAACCGGCTGCAGGGTTAAGATTTGATCGTAAAGCGGCCGCTAAACTTGTGGAAGAGCTAGGTAGACGTTATGGTATGCCGGTGGACCCATGGGCTAAACTATCTGATTGTCCCATGGGAATGCAACAGAGAGTCGAGATTCTTAAGGTGTTATATCAGGGAGCGGACATTATTGTATTGGATGAGCCTACGGGAGCCTTGACCCCATTAGAGGTCAAGGAACTATTGGCGAATGTGAAGGCGTTAGCTCTTCAGGGTAAAAGCTTCATTCTTATTACTCACAAGCTCCATGAGGTGATGGAAGTTGCGGATCGGATTACAGTATTGCGTGATGGACAGGTTACGGGAACCCTTGCTGCGGCGGATACAGATATAGAACAACTATCTCGTTTGATGGTTGGGAGAGATCTTATTTCACTGGATAAGAAGCCAGTCTCATTGGGAGAACCCGTTCTGGAAATACAGGGACTTGGTATTACAGGGCTCAAGGGTAAGCCGTTACTTCAAGATATTCATCTACAGGTTCGGGCAGGCGAAATCGTAGGTGTCGCAGGCATATCTGGAAATGGTCAATCGGAGCTCATTCAAGCAATTTCAGGCATTCGGAAGGGCGATGTAGGAACTATTCGTTTAGCAGGTATGGACACTGCCGGACTGACTGTTCGGGATATTCGTGAACGTGGACTGGCACATATTCCAGAAGATCGCTATTTGTGGGGCGCGGCTAAAGACGCTACTGTGCTGGACAATGGGCTGATGGGTCATCATCATAAGTTTCAGAATCGGGGCATAGTTACGCACAAAGCGGCGCGTAATACAGTAGGGCAATGGATTCGGCAGTTCGGCATTAAGGCAGGTTCCATGGATGATAAGGTTCAGCATTTATCCGGGGGAAATTTGCAGAAGCTTATTGCTGCCCGTGAATTTGCGCAAGAGACGCCGTTTCTAATCGCTGCTGAACCTACGCGCGGGGTGGATATCGGAGCGATGGAGATTATTCATACTGAGCTTATTCGTAAAAGGGATGCCGGGGCTGGAATTCTACTTGTGTCCTCTGAGCTAACCGAGATTCTACAACTATCCGATCGGATAGTCGTGATGTATGAAGGAGAAGTGGTTGGTGAGTTGTCTGCTTTGGAAGCAACGGAAGAGAAGATCAGTCTGCTAATGGCAGGGGGGAAACAACGGACATGA
- a CDS encoding ABC transporter permease, translating to MSVIKQSLRGLIQPLLAIIIGLVAGAIAILIVGGSITETYVEMWNGAFGSFYFLTNTLARATPIILAGLGIALAFRAGFFNMGAEGQMVLGGISAALTALYLPGPGWLVLIVSIVAGIVAGGLWSVLAGWLDARFGMNLLITTLLLNYIAILFAGYLVAYPFKDTTGSAAMAQSAMIDQSVWLPKLFQGMGLHAGFILAIVAALLLYVFMKKTVAGYEIRMLGNNPLFASYGGVRRGRMMMIAMLVSGGLAGLAGAGEVLGTQYRFLDGSLSSASYAWSGIMATLLASSHPLGTALAAILLAALQTGAMGVERNTEVPLEVASVIQAVLTLFVSARIGYTFWKRRKEKQSNGTTS from the coding sequence ATGAGTGTTATTAAACAGAGCCTACGCGGACTGATACAGCCGCTACTGGCTATTATTATTGGTTTAGTGGCTGGAGCTATTGCTATTCTGATTGTTGGCGGCTCCATAACCGAGACTTACGTGGAAATGTGGAATGGGGCGTTCGGTAGTTTTTATTTTCTAACGAATACGCTCGCGCGTGCAACACCCATTATTCTGGCAGGGTTAGGTATTGCACTGGCATTCCGTGCAGGCTTCTTTAATATGGGAGCAGAAGGACAGATGGTTCTGGGAGGAATATCTGCTGCGCTTACGGCACTTTACCTTCCAGGACCCGGTTGGCTTGTGTTGATTGTGTCCATTGTAGCCGGCATTGTAGCTGGCGGATTGTGGTCTGTTCTGGCGGGTTGGCTCGATGCACGGTTCGGAATGAACCTTCTTATTACGACATTACTACTTAATTATATTGCGATTCTCTTTGCAGGATATCTGGTCGCTTATCCATTCAAAGATACGACGGGTTCTGCCGCTATGGCACAGTCAGCGATGATTGATCAGAGTGTATGGTTGCCTAAGTTATTTCAAGGTATGGGTCTTCATGCCGGGTTTATTCTTGCTATTGTGGCTGCTCTATTATTGTATGTTTTTATGAAGAAGACGGTAGCCGGATATGAGATTAGAATGCTAGGTAACAACCCACTCTTTGCCTCTTATGGTGGAGTGCGGCGAGGACGCATGATGATGATCGCAATGCTCGTTAGTGGTGGACTTGCAGGTCTTGCAGGAGCGGGTGAAGTGCTAGGTACGCAGTACCGATTCCTAGATGGCTCCTTATCCTCGGCTAGTTATGCTTGGAGTGGTATTATGGCCACGCTACTAGCGAGTTCTCATCCTCTAGGTACGGCGCTTGCAGCCATTCTACTTGCTGCTTTACAGACTGGTGCGATGGGCGTTGAACGAAATACGGAAGTGCCACTAGAAGTGGCAAGTGTGATTCAGGCGGTACTCACATTATTCGTATCTGCAAGAATAGGATATACATTCTGGAAGCGCAGAAAGGAGAAACAATCGAATGGAACAACTTCTTGA
- a CDS encoding ABC transporter permease, which translates to MEQLLDAALFSSMLRVVTPILLAALGGALCSRVGLFNVALEGFVLVGAFSGIVGNYLFGNVWIAVLFAVLCVMLFSLIFGYISINLKANVIVVGISLNFLAAGLTTFLLRAIFDVKGAYYDNNMVGLPKWDIPFIQDIPWLGSVISGQSPLVYLALILVAVLQFFLFKTISGFRMRSVGENPVAAQSIGIKVRKHQYSAVLACGVLCGLAGAQLSLGQVTMFTEGMTAGRGFIALVATMLGQASPIGVMASSMLFGFMDALGIRLQGFSMPSHFTQMLPYIVTLIAMFFFKDRSYLEDAHKAGGSSR; encoded by the coding sequence ATGGAACAACTTCTTGATGCCGCTCTATTCAGTTCCATGCTGCGCGTAGTGACTCCGATTTTACTTGCTGCATTAGGTGGGGCGCTCTGTTCCAGAGTGGGCCTGTTTAATGTAGCCTTGGAAGGATTCGTTCTTGTGGGTGCATTCTCGGGAATCGTGGGTAACTATCTCTTTGGTAATGTATGGATTGCGGTATTGTTTGCGGTATTATGTGTCATGCTGTTTTCGCTAATATTTGGTTATATTAGTATTAATCTTAAGGCTAATGTTATTGTTGTCGGGATTTCGTTGAACTTTTTGGCTGCTGGCCTCACGACCTTTTTGTTGCGGGCGATCTTTGATGTTAAGGGAGCTTATTATGATAACAATATGGTGGGACTTCCGAAATGGGACATCCCCTTTATCCAGGATATTCCTTGGTTAGGTAGCGTTATTTCGGGGCAAAGCCCACTCGTTTATTTAGCGCTTATCTTAGTTGCCGTGCTACAGTTCTTCTTGTTCAAGACCATCTCAGGCTTTCGGATGCGTTCGGTTGGGGAGAACCCAGTAGCCGCGCAAAGTATCGGGATTAAAGTACGCAAGCATCAGTATAGTGCTGTACTGGCATGTGGGGTGCTCTGTGGTTTGGCTGGAGCGCAACTATCGCTAGGGCAGGTAACGATGTTTACAGAGGGCATGACGGCAGGGCGAGGTTTCATTGCACTTGTAGCTACGATGCTTGGACAGGCAAGTCCGATAGGTGTGATGGCATCGAGCATGTTGTTTGGATTTATGGACGCTTTAGGTATACGTCTTCAAGGCTTCTCTATGCCGTCGCACTTTACACAAATGCTACCTTATATAGTAACGCTAATCGCGATGTTCTTCTTCAAAGATCGAAGTTATCTAGAGGATGCACATAAAGCAGGCGGAAGCTCACGTTAG
- a CDS encoding sulfite oxidase-like oxidoreductase, whose translation MHTKADRLKSAKAPKVQQLDTTLQHRLPPGQSLTEKFPILHEGEVPEYDLATWNLRIFGEVEEERTFSYEDLKAMPQSNTVSDIHCVTRWSKFDTPWEGVRFTDLLKVIQVKPEAQFVMIHADPEYDTNLPLVDLMNDDVLLAFNFDNKPLTAKHGWPLRLVVPHLYFWKSAKWIRGIEFMREDRQGFWESNGFHNTADPFLEQRFSGEDIPIPEDEWRRKEFD comes from the coding sequence TTGCATACAAAAGCTGATCGTCTAAAATCTGCAAAAGCCCCCAAGGTTCAGCAGTTGGATACTACGCTACAACATCGTTTGCCTCCTGGGCAGTCATTGACCGAGAAGTTTCCCATATTGCATGAAGGTGAAGTGCCTGAATACGATTTGGCAACTTGGAATCTTCGCATATTTGGAGAGGTCGAAGAGGAAAGAACCTTTAGCTATGAAGATCTGAAGGCGATGCCCCAGTCTAATACGGTTAGTGATATTCACTGTGTAACGCGTTGGTCCAAGTTCGATACCCCTTGGGAGGGTGTACGCTTCACGGATTTATTAAAGGTTATCCAAGTGAAGCCGGAGGCTCAGTTCGTTATGATTCATGCTGATCCTGAATACGATACGAATCTTCCGCTAGTAGATTTGATGAATGATGATGTTTTGTTAGCTTTTAACTTTGATAATAAGCCTTTAACGGCTAAACATGGCTGGCCATTACGACTTGTTGTACCGCATTTATATTTCTGGAAGAGTGCGAAGTGGATCCGTGGAATTGAGTTCATGCGTGAGGACCGTCAAGGCTTCTGGGAAAGTAATGGTTTCCATAATACGGCTGACCCATTTCTTGAGCAACGTTTCTCAGGTGAAGATATTCCAATTCCCGAAGATGAATGGAGACGGAAGGAGTTCGATTAA
- a CDS encoding nucleoside phosphorylase: MLMSILQVDSEDIPPYAIVCGDPKRAEIIAQRLKGARELAFSREYRTFVGEYEGVQLAVVSHGVGCPGAAVCFEELIRAGVNTLIRVGTAGSYSEDHPAGSLVVSTAAVRADGLTRQLVPEGFPAVGDSQVVSALYEAASFEAGVTAKGITVTLDAFFAGVEEIPHRKYKQAGAIAVEMEIAALYVVSTLRGARAGAILAIDGYADAELAEVYDPHTDAVAHAVEREIAAALRAIVSLALEDEKTGRA, encoded by the coding sequence ATGTTGATGTCAATTTTGCAAGTAGATTCAGAGGATATTCCCCCGTATGCAATTGTATGTGGAGATCCGAAGCGAGCTGAAATTATTGCTCAGAGACTTAAAGGGGCTAGAGAGTTAGCATTCAGCCGCGAATACCGGACATTTGTTGGGGAGTATGAAGGTGTGCAACTAGCTGTAGTGAGCCATGGTGTAGGTTGCCCTGGAGCAGCTGTCTGTTTCGAAGAGTTAATTCGTGCAGGAGTGAACACCTTGATTCGAGTCGGTACGGCGGGTTCTTATTCAGAGGATCATCCAGCGGGCAGCCTAGTTGTCAGTACGGCTGCGGTTCGTGCGGATGGGCTAACACGGCAGTTAGTGCCTGAGGGTTTCCCTGCTGTTGGTGATAGTCAGGTCGTCAGTGCATTATACGAAGCGGCAAGCTTTGAGGCTGGAGTGACAGCGAAAGGGATTACCGTCACATTAGATGCTTTTTTCGCTGGCGTTGAGGAGATTCCTCATCGTAAGTATAAACAGGCAGGGGCCATTGCAGTTGAAATGGAGATTGCAGCACTTTATGTGGTTAGTACGCTTCGTGGAGCTCGTGCCGGAGCCATTCTAGCCATAGACGGTTACGCAGATGCTGAATTAGCCGAAGTCTATGATCCCCATACAGATGCAGTGGCACATGCTGTTGAGCGAGAGATTGCAGCTGCCCTGCGTGCCATCGTGTCATTGGCGCTTGAAGATGAGAAGACAGGAAGAGCTTGA
- a CDS encoding cation-translocating P-type ATPase encodes MFMWFSKSQEEVLQELQVNAATGLTTEEAKSRLERYGVNKLKGKPKKSMVSLFFAQMKDMLIYVLLGAAVITLLIGEFMDTIIIVAVVILNALIGVIQENKAEKAIEALQQMTTPKALVRRDGEVKEIQSEDIVPGDIIILDAGRFISADLRLLESANLQIEESALTGESVPTDKHADAIHTNPKTPIGDKSNMAFMSTLVTYGRGEGIAVATAMDTEMGKIAKILDDDNKELTPLQKKLEELGKTLGYIAIGICLFILIIALIQKRDLFEMLLTAISLAVAAIPEGLPAIVAIVLALGVTRMSKINAIVKKLTAVETLGSVNIICSDKTGTLTQNKMSVVKHFISPKQSKDESPAALIKALVLCSDATFEHGKSTGDPTEIALVVFGDQNNLTKRTLDAEFKRVSEKPFDSDRKLMSTLNTMESGYRVHTKGAIDQLLQIATSALVNGEVVALTEEMKSQYVKASEEMSNDALRVLAAAYNDTDRMIDPDEMESDLTLLGFVGMIDPPRLEVKDSIREAKVAGITSVMITGDHKNTAFAIAKELGIADSIEQSMTGAEIDELSDEDFSQQISNYRVFARVSPEHKVKIIRALKAQGNIVSMTGDGVNDAPSLKYADIGVAMGITGTDVSKGASDMILTDDNFTTIVHAIREGRNIYLNIRKAVIFLLSCNLGEVIAILASILFFWPIPLLPTQILWVNLVTDTLPAIALGADPGEKDVMKKKPRDPKESFFAKGAGWRAVIGGVLIGTLTLVAFYLGLYEHGYSLGSNNISEEAMTYARTMAFVVLATSQLFYSLSMRSETKNIFQLGLFTNKYLLGAIIIGLILQFGVISIPFFATAFKVEFISFTDWGLVIGLGLVPLIINEIIKMFRRSANSSEA; translated from the coding sequence TTGTTCATGTGGTTCTCAAAATCGCAAGAAGAAGTTCTTCAAGAGCTTCAAGTAAATGCTGCAACTGGGCTGACAACAGAAGAAGCTAAATCCAGGCTTGAACGATACGGTGTCAATAAGCTGAAAGGGAAACCTAAGAAAAGTATGGTCTCACTCTTCTTCGCACAAATGAAAGATATGCTTATCTATGTTCTTTTAGGTGCCGCGGTTATAACGCTACTCATCGGAGAATTCATGGATACGATCATCATTGTTGCCGTCGTTATTCTAAATGCACTAATTGGTGTAATTCAAGAAAACAAAGCGGAGAAAGCTATTGAAGCGCTGCAGCAAATGACGACACCCAAAGCACTTGTTAGACGTGATGGAGAAGTGAAAGAAATCCAATCCGAGGACATTGTACCGGGAGATATCATCATACTAGATGCAGGAAGGTTCATCTCTGCTGATTTACGTTTATTAGAGAGCGCGAATCTACAAATTGAGGAATCTGCGTTAACTGGTGAATCCGTACCCACAGACAAACATGCGGATGCCATTCACACAAATCCTAAAACGCCTATTGGAGACAAATCCAACATGGCATTTATGTCCACCCTTGTGACCTATGGCAGAGGTGAAGGAATTGCAGTAGCTACGGCTATGGATACGGAAATGGGGAAAATAGCCAAAATTCTAGATGATGATAATAAGGAATTGACCCCACTACAAAAAAAATTAGAGGAACTCGGTAAGACCCTAGGGTATATTGCGATCGGTATATGTTTGTTTATACTTATCATTGCTCTTATCCAAAAAAGAGACTTATTCGAAATGCTTTTAACTGCCATCAGTTTAGCCGTTGCGGCTATTCCGGAAGGTCTTCCAGCGATTGTGGCGATCGTATTAGCGCTTGGCGTTACAAGAATGTCGAAGATTAATGCCATCGTGAAGAAGCTAACGGCCGTTGAAACATTGGGCTCAGTTAATATTATTTGCTCAGACAAAACAGGTACACTTACGCAAAATAAAATGTCTGTCGTGAAGCATTTCATATCGCCAAAACAAAGTAAGGATGAATCTCCTGCTGCGTTAATTAAAGCACTTGTATTATGTTCAGATGCAACCTTCGAACATGGGAAAAGTACCGGAGATCCTACAGAAATAGCTTTAGTCGTATTCGGTGATCAGAATAATTTAACCAAAAGAACCTTAGATGCCGAGTTTAAAAGAGTTTCCGAAAAGCCCTTTGATTCCGACCGGAAGCTGATGTCTACATTAAATACAATGGAATCCGGCTATCGTGTACATACAAAGGGTGCTATCGATCAACTATTACAGATTGCTACCTCGGCACTCGTTAATGGAGAGGTTGTGGCCTTGACAGAAGAAATGAAGTCCCAATATGTTAAGGCTTCCGAAGAGATGTCGAATGATGCCTTAAGAGTTCTTGCTGCGGCTTATAATGATACCGATCGTATGATAGATCCAGATGAGATGGAATCTGATCTTACGTTACTTGGATTCGTAGGGATGATTGACCCGCCAAGACTTGAAGTGAAGGACTCTATACGGGAAGCAAAAGTGGCGGGAATTACTTCAGTGATGATCACTGGCGACCACAAGAATACAGCGTTTGCGATTGCGAAAGAACTAGGAATTGCAGATTCCATCGAACAAAGTATGACTGGTGCTGAAATCGATGAATTGTCAGATGAAGATTTCTCACAACAAATTAGTAACTATAGAGTATTTGCTCGCGTTTCACCTGAGCACAAAGTGAAGATTATTAGAGCCCTCAAGGCTCAGGGGAATATCGTCTCAATGACTGGTGATGGAGTAAATGATGCTCCTTCTTTAAAATATGCTGATATCGGTGTGGCCATGGGGATTACCGGGACAGATGTTTCCAAGGGCGCTAGTGACATGATCTTAACAGATGATAACTTCACGACAATCGTCCATGCGATTAGAGAAGGAAGGAATATTTATTTAAATATTCGGAAGGCTGTTATTTTCCTGTTATCATGTAACCTTGGTGAAGTAATTGCCATACTCGCATCGATCCTGTTCTTTTGGCCCATACCGCTTCTACCAACCCAGATTTTGTGGGTCAATCTTGTAACGGATACATTGCCTGCGATTGCACTCGGTGCTGACCCCGGTGAGAAAGATGTGATGAAGAAGAAACCAAGGGACCCGAAGGAAAGCTTTTTCGCGAAAGGCGCAGGATGGCGAGCTGTTATAGGTGGAGTGCTGATTGGGACGTTAACTTTAGTTGCTTTTTATTTAGGTTTATATGAACACGGATATAGCCTAGGCTCAAATAATATCTCTGAGGAAGCTATGACTTATGCGAGGACGATGGCCTTTGTTGTTCTTGCAACGTCACAATTGTTCTACTCGTTATCGATGAGAAGCGAAACAAAGAACATATTTCAATTGGGGCTATTTACGAACAAGTACTTGCTAGGGGCAATAATCATCGGATTAATTCTACAGTTTGGAGTGATTTCCATACCGTTCTTTGCCACAGCATTTAAGGTAGAATTCATCTCATTTACGGATTGGGGATTAGTGATCGGATTAGGATTAGTTCCTCTTATCATAAATGAAATCATTAAGATGTTTCGGAGAAGTGCAAATAGCAGTGAAGCGTGA
- a CDS encoding DegV family protein, translating into MADSTCDLTEEIIEKYNIGIAPLTIMINGKEYRDKIDIKADEFYAILGNLEEDPTTSMPNPTKYLNIIKEAIEDGCTEILCICMSSGTSGSYQSAEIAKETFFDQNCDSSIKIHIVDSTSMSQGSGWLILKSAILREKGFNFEELIHFNETYKSNVKHFLCVDDLNHLIKSGRLTNVSALIGRILKVKPIMSMRNGKGAIVAKERGLKGVLNHYVKEFNQRNDWEVTDFIIIGYTSERTIADKLMDKIRQETEFKGEIFIMQMGVAVGTHVGLGAVSMFFIEKGHKRDGLLINEMNGITEKKNEFIHKIKNR; encoded by the coding sequence ATGGCTGACTCAACGTGTGATTTGACGGAAGAGATTATTGAGAAATATAACATTGGTATCGCACCATTAACAATAATGATAAACGGTAAAGAGTACAGAGATAAAATAGATATAAAAGCCGATGAGTTTTATGCTATCCTTGGAAATCTTGAAGAAGACCCCACGACATCCATGCCAAACCCAACCAAATATTTGAACATTATAAAGGAAGCCATAGAAGATGGTTGCACAGAGATACTATGTATTTGTATGTCAAGTGGTACAAGTGGATCTTATCAATCAGCTGAAATAGCAAAAGAAACTTTTTTCGATCAAAATTGTGACTCTTCTATTAAAATCCATATCGTAGATTCAACCTCAATGAGCCAAGGCAGTGGATGGCTAATTTTGAAATCTGCTATATTGAGAGAAAAAGGATTTAATTTTGAAGAACTAATACATTTTAATGAAACCTATAAAAGTAATGTGAAACATTTTCTCTGTGTAGATGATTTAAATCATTTAATTAAAAGTGGTAGGCTTACAAATGTTAGTGCATTAATAGGTAGGATTTTGAAAGTCAAGCCGATCATGTCTATGAGAAATGGTAAGGGAGCTATAGTAGCTAAGGAAAGAGGACTAAAAGGGGTATTAAACCATTATGTGAAAGAGTTTAACCAAAGAAATGATTGGGAAGTCACAGATTTCATTATCATAGGTTACACTTCGGAGAGAACGATTGCTGACAAATTGATGGATAAGATTAGACAAGAAACAGAATTTAAAGGGGAAATATTTATTATGCAAATGGGGGTAGCGGTAGGGACTCATGTAGGATTAGGGGCAGTTTCCATGTTCTTTATTGAGAAGGGACATAAGAGAGATGGTTTGTTGATCAATGAAATGAATGGAATAACCGAAAAGAAAAATGAATTCATACATAAAATAAAGAATAGATAA